The region AGGCGCAGGACGCAAGAATCCCCGACGAACAGGACAAGCTGGGCGGCGTCCTCCCGCTGAGCGTCGCCCAGCCGGCGTGCAGCCTGCCCGCCGGCGGATTCCCAGGACGCCGGAACGAGCATTCCCCCGTCCCTGCGGGGGTGTCTAGCTCAAGTGCTCCTGCTACCCGTTGTCGTAGGCCTGCGTAAGCCTCTGGATGTCGATCTTGCTCATCTGAAGCATCGCTTCCATGACTCGCTTCGACTTCTCCGCATCCTCGTCCTGCAGCAGCTTGCCCAGAACGTCGGGGATGATCTGCCAGGACAGACCATACTTGTCCTTGAGCCAGCCGCACGGACCCGCTTGGCCTTCCGCGCTGAGCTTCGCCCAAAGGTCATCGACCTCTTGCTGGGTGGCGCAGTCCACGAACAGCGAAATCGCCTCCGTGAACTTGAACTGTGGACCGCCGTTCAAGGCCATGAACTCCTGGCCCTCCAACTGGAATGTGACGCTCATGGCGGACCCCTTGGGTCCGGGGCCGGCCTCTCCATAGCGCGACAC is a window of Anaerolineales bacterium DNA encoding:
- a CDS encoding VOC family protein encodes the protein MSAKQKITPFLWFDNSAEEAANLYVSIFRNSKILSVSRYGEAGPGPKGSAMSVTFQLEGQEFMALNGGPQFKFTEAISLFVDCATQQEVDDLWAKLSAEGQAGPCGWLKDKYGLSWQIIPDVLGKLLQDEDAEKSKRVMEAMLQMSKIDIQRLTQAYDNG